From Streptomyces sp. NBC_00775, one genomic window encodes:
- a CDS encoding AMP-binding protein yields the protein MTATTSATDEFRAARDFLLTHREDYATAYEGFGWPRPQYFNWALDWFDVIARGNDRTALHIVEEDGERTEVSFAGMAERSDQVANWLRAQGVGAEDRILVMLGNQAELWETALAAMKLRAVVIPATPLLGAADLRDRVERGRVRHVVVRAEDAEKFDEVPGDYTRITVGGSRPGWRPYEETYAADPAFAPDGPTRSDDPLMLYFTSGTTARPKLVEHTHVSYPVGHLATMYWVGLKPGDVHLNISSPGWAKHAWSNLFAPWNAEATVFIHNYTRFDAGRLMAEMDRAGVTTFCAPPTVWRMLIQADLTQLRTPPREAVAAGEPLNPEVIDQVRRAWGVTIRDGFGQTETAVQVSNSPGQQLKTGSMGRPSPGFRVELLDPVSGAPGAPEGEIALDLSARPVGLMTGYHGDADRTAEAMAGGYYRTGDIGARDADGYITYVGRADDVFKASDYKISPFELESALLEHEAVAEAAVVPAPDELRLAVPKAYIVLAAGYEPGPDTAKVLFEHSRTVLAPYKRIRRLEFGALPKTVSGKIRRIELREATAAGSDAEYREEDFR from the coding sequence ATGACGGCGACGACGAGCGCGACCGACGAGTTTCGCGCCGCGCGGGACTTCCTGCTGACGCACCGCGAGGACTACGCGACGGCCTACGAGGGTTTCGGCTGGCCCCGCCCGCAGTACTTCAACTGGGCACTCGACTGGTTCGACGTCATCGCGCGCGGCAACGACCGCACCGCCCTGCACATCGTCGAGGAGGACGGCGAGCGCACCGAGGTCTCCTTCGCCGGGATGGCCGAGCGCTCGGACCAGGTGGCCAACTGGCTGCGCGCGCAGGGCGTGGGCGCCGAGGACCGCATCCTCGTCATGCTGGGCAACCAGGCCGAACTGTGGGAGACGGCCCTCGCCGCGATGAAGCTGCGCGCCGTCGTCATCCCGGCCACCCCGCTGCTCGGCGCCGCCGACCTGCGCGACCGCGTCGAGCGCGGCCGGGTCCGGCATGTCGTCGTCCGCGCCGAGGACGCCGAGAAGTTCGACGAGGTGCCCGGCGACTACACCCGGATCACCGTCGGCGGGTCGCGTCCCGGCTGGCGGCCGTACGAGGAGACGTACGCCGCCGACCCGGCCTTCGCACCCGACGGGCCCACCCGGTCGGACGACCCGCTGATGCTCTACTTCACCTCGGGCACCACCGCTCGCCCCAAACTCGTCGAGCACACGCACGTCTCGTACCCGGTCGGCCATCTGGCGACCATGTACTGGGTCGGGCTCAAGCCCGGAGACGTGCACCTGAACATCTCCTCGCCCGGCTGGGCCAAGCACGCCTGGTCCAACCTCTTCGCGCCCTGGAACGCGGAGGCGACCGTCTTCATCCACAACTACACACGCTTCGACGCGGGCCGGCTGATGGCCGAGATGGACCGGGCGGGCGTGACCACGTTCTGCGCCCCGCCCACCGTCTGGCGCATGCTCATCCAGGCCGACCTGACGCAGCTGCGCACGCCGCCGCGCGAGGCCGTCGCCGCGGGCGAGCCGCTCAACCCCGAGGTCATCGATCAGGTGCGGCGCGCCTGGGGCGTCACCATCCGGGACGGCTTCGGGCAGACCGAGACGGCCGTCCAGGTCTCCAACAGCCCGGGGCAGCAGCTCAAGACGGGCTCGATGGGACGGCCCAGCCCCGGCTTCCGCGTCGAACTGCTCGACCCGGTGTCGGGCGCGCCCGGGGCACCGGAGGGGGAGATCGCGCTCGATCTGTCGGCGCGGCCCGTGGGCCTGATGACCGGCTACCACGGCGACGCCGACCGCACCGCCGAGGCCATGGCGGGCGGCTACTACCGCACCGGCGACATCGGCGCGCGCGACGCCGACGGCTACATCACGTACGTGGGCCGAGCGGACGACGTCTTCAAAGCCAGTGATTACAAGATCTCTCCCTTCGAGCTGGAGAGCGCGCTGCTGGAGCACGAGGCGGTCGCGGAGGCGGCTGTCGTACCGGCCCCCGACGAACTGCGGCTCGCCGTGCCGAAGGCGTACATCGTCCTCGCGGCGGGTTACGAGCCGGGCCCCGATACCGCCAAGGTGCTCTTCGAGCACTCGCGCACGGTCCTCGCACCGTACAAGCGCATCCGCCGCCTGGAGTTCGGCGCCCTCCCCAAGACCGTGTCCGGCAAGATCCGCCGGATCGAGCTCCGCGAGGCCACGGCCGCGGGCTCCGACGCCGAGTACCGCGAGGAGGACTTCCGGTGA
- a CDS encoding winged helix DNA-binding domain-containing protein produces MTKTTTTASVLGTRALNRATLDRQLLLRRSPLSAKAAVGHLLGLQAQNVKPPYYALAARLDGFTPEALSRLMADREAVRIVTMRSTIHTHTADDALVLRPLVQAARDRELGTFRKGLTGVDLDRLAAISRELVEAEPRTMKQLRETLLAEWPDADPFALSVAARCRLPLVQVTPRGLWGRSGQVELTTAEHWLGRPAEPAPTPDATVLRYLAAFGPASVKDMQTWAGLTRLREAFERLRPELVTFRDENGVELFDLPDAPRPDADTPAPPRFLPEFDNLLLSHADRSRVVPAGLKGRSWQGNQAYRTLLVDGFLAGVWKLDEGALVIEPFGTLTKAQRNEVTEEGERMLKVMRQGEAYDIRFGTVVRP; encoded by the coding sequence ATGACGAAGACGACCACGACGGCCTCGGTACTCGGCACCCGCGCCCTCAACCGCGCGACCCTCGACCGTCAGCTTCTGCTGCGCCGCTCCCCGCTGTCCGCGAAGGCCGCCGTCGGACACCTCCTCGGCCTCCAGGCGCAGAACGTCAAGCCGCCGTACTACGCCCTCGCCGCCCGTCTCGACGGCTTCACCCCCGAGGCGCTGTCGCGGCTCATGGCCGACCGGGAGGCCGTACGCATCGTCACCATGCGCTCCACCATCCACACCCACACCGCCGACGACGCCCTCGTCCTGCGCCCGCTCGTGCAGGCCGCACGCGACCGGGAGCTGGGCACCTTCCGCAAGGGGCTCACCGGCGTCGACCTGGACCGGCTCGCCGCGATCAGCCGTGAGCTGGTGGAGGCCGAGCCGCGCACCATGAAGCAGCTGCGCGAGACGCTGCTCGCCGAATGGCCGGACGCCGACCCGTTCGCGCTCTCGGTCGCCGCCCGCTGCCGGCTGCCGCTCGTCCAGGTCACCCCGCGCGGTCTGTGGGGCCGCAGCGGCCAGGTCGAGCTCACCACCGCCGAGCACTGGCTCGGCCGCCCCGCCGAGCCCGCGCCCACACCGGACGCGACCGTCCTGCGCTACCTCGCCGCCTTCGGGCCCGCCTCCGTCAAGGACATGCAGACCTGGGCGGGCCTGACCCGGCTGCGCGAGGCCTTCGAACGGCTCAGGCCCGAGCTGGTCACGTTCCGTGACGAGAACGGCGTCGAGCTCTTCGACCTTCCCGACGCGCCCCGCCCGGACGCGGACACCCCTGCCCCGCCGCGCTTCCTCCCCGAGTTCGACAACCTGCTGCTGTCCCACGCCGACCGCTCCCGCGTCGTACCCGCCGGCCTCAAGGGACGCTCCTGGCAGGGCAACCAGGCGTACCGCACCCTGCTCGTCGACGGATTCCTGGCCGGAGTGTGGAAACTGGACGAAGGGGCGCTCGTCATCGAGCCCTTCGGCACGCTCACGAAGGCGCAACGGAACGAGGTCACCGAGGAAGGGGAGCGGATGCTCAAGGTGATGCGGCAGGGGGAGGCCTACGACATCCGGTTCGGGACCGTCGTACGGCCCTGA
- a CDS encoding helix-turn-helix transcriptional regulator produces the protein MTVRGDFKEPARPRPDLVIGRAELFAGAREQLSGGGSVLVHGPAGIGKSTVLRALAVECAESARTVLRCSATESESHLPFLALADLLGLVVDEVSDRLPAPQRTALESALTGRGESTLQRDGLALRLAVLSVLRALAAQGPVLIVADDLQWLDPASAELLGFAARRLGGMPVRMLCAVRTDTEPQGQEHDRYLRASPPETLAVRINPLSRAHMAELLSHRGYTGLPRSTVRDIHRTSGGNPLFALELGRALAESPTPPSPGEPLPVPTSLRALVLSRLDMLSAEARRTLLVASAGARPTLALLHAAGRENAEAETASAAALGLLATERETPGIRFAHPLVSAALYAEASAQERRAAHTALSTAASDPIERARHLALATTGTDPEVAARLGEAAAAARDRGAPSVAAGLGLLAARHTPADTVPGPDERRLQAAEDALTAGETDLARDIARQVLAHATGPADRVRAWMVVIDAAGHAMAEIDAVFPHALADAGDDPGLLALVRYQLAWRALLMEGEMAKAREEAASAARLAARAGDRPTELLALGFQAQMETLMGHPDAPATIQRAMREPQDPRVACDHNGAGAARFRWLIMGDQLAEARTTITALLREVQRRGMVESEVHFLRGLAETELRSGHCGRALDLARESLRLARDTGIGEAATAMFTSLAEAAGGDVDRALALAREAVDRAEEDGDLIYLSRALGALGHAQLVAGDAAAAVQSLRRVRELEEGLGVIDPARGRWHGDLAEALVRIGEPVEAQDVIDVTRQRALRLERESVLAVLDRAEALVRAARGEQGSAERQLTSAQDRLAKLGYGLEEARAAYALAGLRTHRPGPTSYDEAARLFRRCRALPWLRQAESASTTHPAAPPLASAALDTLAATERQVAALVMEGATNREIAARLFISVKTVEATLTRVYRKLGIRSRVDIVRLAAGRRTG, from the coding sequence GTGACCGTGCGAGGGGACTTCAAGGAACCTGCGAGACCCCGCCCCGACCTGGTCATCGGCCGGGCGGAACTCTTCGCGGGGGCGCGTGAGCAGCTCTCCGGCGGAGGCAGCGTGCTGGTGCACGGCCCCGCGGGAATAGGAAAGTCGACCGTCCTGCGGGCGTTGGCCGTGGAATGCGCCGAATCGGCACGGACCGTGTTGCGCTGCTCGGCGACCGAGTCCGAATCCCATCTCCCCTTCCTCGCACTGGCCGACCTCCTCGGCCTGGTCGTGGACGAGGTCTCCGACCGGCTGCCCGCCCCCCAGCGCACCGCCCTGGAGTCGGCGCTCACCGGGCGCGGCGAATCCACCCTCCAGCGCGACGGTCTGGCGCTGCGGCTCGCGGTGCTGTCGGTGCTGCGGGCGCTGGCCGCCCAGGGCCCGGTGCTGATCGTCGCCGACGACCTGCAGTGGCTGGACCCGGCCAGTGCCGAGCTGCTCGGCTTCGCCGCCCGCCGCCTCGGCGGCATGCCCGTACGGATGCTGTGCGCGGTACGCACCGACACGGAGCCCCAGGGCCAAGAGCACGACCGCTATCTACGCGCGTCCCCGCCGGAGACCCTGGCCGTGCGGATCAACCCGCTCTCCCGCGCCCATATGGCCGAACTCCTCAGTCACCGCGGCTACACCGGCCTGCCCCGCTCCACCGTGCGGGACATCCACCGCACGAGCGGCGGCAACCCCCTGTTCGCGCTGGAACTGGGCCGCGCCCTCGCCGAGTCCCCGACCCCGCCGAGCCCGGGCGAGCCGCTCCCCGTGCCGACCTCGCTGCGCGCGCTCGTGCTGAGCCGCCTGGACATGCTGTCCGCCGAGGCCCGGCGCACCCTGCTCGTGGCGAGCGCGGGAGCCCGCCCCACGCTGGCGCTGCTGCACGCCGCCGGCCGCGAGAACGCCGAGGCGGAAACCGCCTCGGCCGCGGCGCTCGGACTGCTCGCGACGGAACGCGAGACACCCGGCATCCGGTTCGCGCATCCCCTCGTCTCCGCCGCCCTGTACGCGGAGGCGAGCGCCCAGGAGCGGCGCGCCGCGCACACCGCGCTGTCCACGGCGGCCTCCGATCCCATCGAGCGGGCCCGGCACCTCGCCCTGGCCACCACCGGCACGGACCCGGAGGTCGCCGCCCGGCTCGGCGAGGCCGCGGCCGCCGCCCGGGACCGCGGCGCGCCCTCGGTCGCCGCGGGGCTGGGCCTGCTCGCGGCCCGGCACACTCCGGCCGACACCGTGCCCGGTCCGGACGAACGGCGGCTGCAGGCCGCCGAGGACGCGCTGACGGCCGGGGAGACGGACCTCGCCCGGGACATCGCGCGCCAGGTGCTGGCCCACGCCACCGGACCGGCGGACCGGGTGCGGGCCTGGATGGTCGTCATCGACGCCGCGGGGCATGCCATGGCCGAGATCGACGCCGTCTTCCCGCACGCGCTCGCGGACGCGGGCGACGACCCGGGGCTGCTCGCCCTCGTCCGCTACCAACTGGCCTGGCGGGCCCTGCTCATGGAAGGCGAGATGGCCAAGGCCCGCGAGGAGGCCGCCAGTGCCGCGCGGCTCGCGGCCCGCGCCGGGGACCGGCCCACCGAACTCCTCGCGCTGGGCTTCCAGGCGCAGATGGAGACCCTGATGGGGCACCCGGACGCCCCGGCGACCATCCAGCGGGCGATGCGCGAGCCGCAGGACCCCCGGGTGGCGTGCGACCACAACGGCGCCGGTGCCGCCCGCTTCCGCTGGCTGATCATGGGCGACCAGCTCGCCGAGGCCCGTACGACCATCACCGCACTGCTGCGCGAGGTGCAGCGGCGCGGCATGGTCGAGAGCGAGGTGCACTTCCTGCGCGGGCTCGCCGAGACCGAGTTGCGCTCCGGGCACTGCGGCCGGGCCCTCGACCTGGCCCGCGAGAGTCTGCGGCTCGCCCGCGACACGGGGATCGGGGAGGCGGCCACCGCCATGTTCACCTCGCTCGCCGAGGCCGCGGGCGGCGACGTGGACCGTGCGCTCGCCCTCGCCCGGGAGGCCGTGGACCGCGCCGAGGAGGACGGCGACCTGATCTACCTCTCGCGCGCCCTGGGTGCCCTCGGGCACGCCCAGCTGGTCGCCGGGGACGCCGCGGCGGCGGTCCAGTCCCTGCGGCGGGTACGGGAGCTGGAGGAGGGGCTCGGCGTCATCGACCCCGCGCGCGGCCGCTGGCACGGCGACCTCGCCGAGGCGCTCGTACGGATCGGGGAGCCCGTCGAGGCGCAGGACGTCATCGACGTCACCCGGCAGCGGGCCCTGCGGCTCGAACGCGAGAGCGTCCTCGCCGTCCTCGACCGCGCCGAGGCGCTCGTACGCGCGGCACGCGGCGAACAGGGCTCCGCCGAACGCCAGCTGACCTCCGCTCAGGACCGCCTCGCCAAGCTGGGCTACGGCCTGGAGGAAGCGCGCGCCGCGTACGCCCTCGCGGGCCTGCGCACCCACCGGCCCGGACCCACCTCGTACGACGAGGCGGCCCGCCTCTTCCGCCGCTGCCGCGCCCTGCCCTGGCTCCGCCAGGCCGAGTCCGCGTCCACCACCCATCCGGCCGCGCCGCCCCTCGCCTCCGCCGCGCTCGACACCCTCGCCGCGACCGAACGCCAGGTCGCCGCCCTCGTCATGGAGGGCGCCACCAACCGCGAGATCGCCGCGCGCCTGTTCATCAGTGTGAAGACGGTCGAGGCGACCCTCACACGGGTGTACCGGAAGTTGGGGATCCGCTCGCGGGTGGACATAGTCAGGCTGGCGGCGGGGCGGAGGACCGGCTGA
- a CDS encoding AMP-binding protein gives MTEPSYTHGTSGTSLLGDTIGASLDRAVEAWPNREALVDVPSGRRWTYVQFATAVDQLAFALLASGVAKGDRVGIWAVNCPEWVLVQYATARIGAIMVNINPAYRTHEVEYVLQQAGISLLFASFRHKASDYRAMVEQVRGKCPQLRETVYIGDPSWDALIRRGTPDLYEDFWTRKSELSCDDPINIQYTSGTTGFPKGATLSHHNILNNGYFVGEMIAYTEQDRICIPVPFYHCFGMVMGNLAATSHGACMVIPAPSFDPAATLQAVQDERCTSLYGVPTMFIAELNLPDFGTYDLSSLRTGIMAGSPCPVEVMKRVVAEMHMEEVSICYGMTETSPVSLQTRRDDDLEHRTGTVGRVLPHIEVKVVDPVDGVTEPRGTAGELCTRGYSVMLGYWNEPEKTAEAIDPGRWMHTGDLAVMREDGYVEIVGRIKDMIIRGGENIYPREIEEFLYAHPKIADVQVVGVPHERYGEEVLACVIPRDQADPLTLEELRSFCEGQLAHYKIPSRLRILEAFPMTVSGKVRKIELRETYAD, from the coding sequence GTGACCGAACCGTCGTACACGCACGGGACGAGCGGAACGTCCCTGCTCGGGGACACCATCGGGGCCAGCCTGGACCGGGCGGTCGAGGCCTGGCCGAACCGGGAGGCGCTCGTCGACGTGCCGTCCGGGCGGCGCTGGACATACGTCCAATTCGCCACCGCCGTCGACCAGTTGGCGTTCGCGCTGCTCGCCAGTGGAGTCGCCAAGGGCGACCGGGTGGGCATCTGGGCGGTCAACTGCCCCGAGTGGGTGCTCGTCCAGTACGCCACCGCCCGCATCGGCGCGATCATGGTGAACATCAATCCGGCCTACCGCACCCACGAGGTCGAGTACGTTCTCCAGCAGGCCGGGATCTCGCTGCTCTTCGCCTCGTTCCGTCACAAGGCGAGCGACTACCGGGCGATGGTCGAGCAAGTCCGAGGAAAATGCCCGCAGTTGCGCGAGACCGTGTACATCGGCGACCCGAGCTGGGATGCGCTGATCAGGCGCGGAACCCCCGACCTGTACGAGGACTTCTGGACCCGCAAGAGCGAGCTGTCCTGCGACGACCCGATCAACATCCAGTACACCTCGGGGACGACGGGCTTCCCCAAGGGGGCCACCCTCTCCCACCACAACATCCTCAACAACGGTTATTTCGTGGGCGAGATGATCGCCTACACGGAGCAGGACCGGATCTGTATCCCGGTGCCGTTCTACCACTGCTTCGGCATGGTGATGGGCAATCTCGCCGCGACCTCGCACGGCGCGTGCATGGTCATTCCCGCGCCGTCCTTCGACCCGGCGGCGACGCTCCAAGCGGTCCAGGACGAGCGCTGCACCTCGCTGTACGGCGTACCGACCATGTTCATCGCGGAGTTGAACCTCCCCGACTTCGGGACGTACGACCTCTCGTCGCTGCGCACCGGCATCATGGCGGGCTCGCCCTGCCCGGTCGAGGTGATGAAACGCGTGGTCGCCGAGATGCACATGGAGGAGGTGTCCATCTGCTACGGCATGACCGAGACCTCGCCGGTGTCCCTGCAGACGCGGCGGGACGACGACCTGGAGCACCGCACGGGCACCGTCGGCCGGGTCCTCCCGCACATCGAGGTGAAGGTCGTCGACCCGGTGGACGGCGTGACCGAGCCGCGCGGCACCGCCGGCGAGCTGTGCACCCGCGGCTACAGCGTGATGCTCGGCTACTGGAACGAGCCCGAGAAGACCGCCGAGGCCATCGACCCCGGCCGCTGGATGCACACCGGGGACCTGGCCGTGATGCGCGAGGACGGCTACGTCGAGATCGTCGGGCGCATCAAGGACATGATCATCAGGGGCGGCGAGAACATCTACCCGCGCGAGATCGAGGAGTTCCTCTACGCCCACCCGAAGATCGCCGACGTCCAGGTGGTCGGCGTACCTCATGAGCGGTACGGCGAGGAGGTGCTCGCCTGCGTCATCCCGCGCGACCAGGCCGACCCGCTCACCCTGGAGGAGCTGCGGTCCTTCTGCGAGGGGCAGCTGGCGCACTACAAGATCCCCAGCCGGCTGAGGATCCTGGAGGCCTTCCCGATGACGGTCTCGGGGAAGGTGCGGAAGATCGAGCTGCGGGAGACGTACGCCGACTAA
- a CDS encoding LysR family transcriptional regulator — MELRQLSYFVTVAEELHFGRAAMGVPPLERSREWGSLHIVQSAVSQQIQRLERELGAELFDRSPRHVRLTGAGERLLPEARAVLAAAERARASVAPAAGLRLGTSTGLGEHLDRVLAAFAEREPAVPVELVSLPAQERLARVADGRLDAAFVRGVSPHEQVPGVRVLPLWPDPLVAALPAAHPLAARDEVALDELAGLPLSITERRVNPALVDLVVGACHDAGFQPLPGPAGGSLQDTLATIGTRPLWTVVYASHARVLHAPRIAFVPFRAPGLALTTGLAVHGSNPPPYLDNLCAACGDHES; from the coding sequence ATGGAACTTCGGCAGCTCAGCTATTTCGTGACGGTCGCCGAGGAGCTGCACTTCGGCCGGGCGGCGATGGGGGTCCCCCCGCTCGAGCGAAGCCGAGAGTGGGGGAGTCTCCATATCGTGCAGTCGGCTGTCAGCCAGCAGATCCAGCGGCTGGAGCGGGAATTGGGCGCCGAGCTCTTCGACCGTTCGCCCCGGCATGTACGGCTCACCGGTGCGGGGGAGCGGCTGCTGCCCGAGGCGCGCGCCGTGCTGGCGGCGGCCGAGCGGGCGCGGGCGTCCGTCGCCCCTGCCGCCGGGCTGCGGCTCGGCACCAGCACCGGCCTCGGCGAACATCTGGACCGGGTGCTCGCGGCCTTCGCCGAGCGGGAGCCTGCCGTTCCGGTCGAGCTGGTCTCGCTCCCGGCCCAGGAGCGGCTCGCCCGGGTCGCGGACGGGCGGCTGGACGCGGCGTTCGTCCGGGGCGTGTCACCACACGAACAGGTGCCGGGCGTACGGGTGCTGCCGCTGTGGCCCGACCCCCTGGTGGCCGCCCTGCCCGCCGCGCACCCGCTGGCCGCGCGGGACGAGGTCGCCCTCGACGAGCTGGCCGGGCTGCCGCTGAGCATCACCGAGCGCCGGGTGAATCCCGCGCTGGTCGACCTGGTCGTCGGGGCCTGTCACGACGCGGGGTTCCAGCCGCTGCCCGGGCCGGCGGGCGGCTCCCTCCAGGACACCCTCGCCACCATCGGCACCCGGCCGCTGTGGACGGTCGTGTACGCCTCCCACGCCCGCGTCCTGCACGCCCCCCGGATCGCCTTCGTACCCTTCCGGGCGCCGGGCCTCGCGCTCACCACCGGGCTCGCCGTGCACGGCTCGAATCCGCCGCCGTACCTCGACAACCTGTGTGCGGCCTGCGGCGATCACGAAAGCTGA
- a CDS encoding helix-turn-helix transcriptional regulator, with translation MAQDAAEAVEMRGALVRLRRATGLPVAFGGLVEPGRQQMRITELSGTATAALSALAVSSGNGLGGKAVALARPCAVTDYSASRQISHEYDMAVATEGLCSVLAVPVVVRRRVRGVLYGALRTAQPLGDRTLGAAVAAARDVEQALVVRDEARDLLAAAREPGPAAGRAAWEEVREAHGVLRALAPRIVDPALRAELLAVCGRLADAASPSPAARHVGLAPREVDVLACVASGATNAAAAQRLGLRAETVKGYLRSAMRKLGAHTRWEAVVAARRAGLLP, from the coding sequence GTGGCACAAGACGCAGCCGAGGCGGTGGAGATGCGGGGCGCGCTGGTACGGCTGCGGCGCGCCACGGGGCTGCCGGTCGCCTTCGGCGGCCTGGTCGAGCCCGGGCGCCAGCAGATGCGCATCACCGAACTCAGCGGAACGGCGACGGCCGCGCTCAGCGCGCTCGCGGTGTCCTCGGGCAACGGCCTGGGCGGCAAGGCGGTGGCCCTCGCCCGGCCGTGCGCGGTGACGGACTACTCGGCCTCGCGGCAGATCAGCCACGAGTACGACATGGCGGTCGCCACCGAGGGGCTGTGCTCCGTTCTCGCGGTCCCCGTCGTCGTACGCCGCCGGGTGCGGGGCGTGTTGTACGGCGCCCTGCGGACGGCCCAGCCGCTGGGTGACCGCACGCTCGGCGCGGCCGTCGCGGCGGCCCGGGACGTGGAGCAGGCACTGGTCGTCCGGGACGAGGCGCGGGACCTGCTGGCGGCCGCGCGGGAGCCAGGACCGGCGGCGGGACGCGCCGCGTGGGAGGAGGTGCGCGAGGCGCACGGGGTGCTGCGGGCGCTGGCGCCGCGGATCGTCGACCCGGCGTTGCGCGCCGAACTCCTCGCCGTGTGCGGGCGCCTGGCCGACGCGGCGTCACCGTCCCCCGCCGCGCGGCACGTCGGCCTCGCCCCCCGCGAGGTGGACGTCCTCGCCTGTGTCGCGTCGGGCGCGACCAACGCGGCGGCCGCACAGCGGCTCGGGCTGCGCGCGGAGACCGTGAAGGGGTATCTGCGCTCCGCCATGCGGAAGCTCGGGGCCCACACCCGGTGGGAGGCGGTGGTCGCCGCGCGACGGGCCGGACTGCTGCCGTAG
- a CDS encoding S1 family peptidase, whose amino-acid sequence MFGLNRAKKTAAVCAATAAAAATALLGAPSAVAAPQPIVGGTTTTTTAYPFMMQITDASQNQFCGGTLVAANKVVTAAHCMVGETTSSIRVVGGRTYLNGTNGTVSKVSKIWINPDYTDATNGDDVAVLTLSTSMSYTTAKYVASTDTSVYATGTTARIVGWGTTSESGSSSNQLRTATVPIVSNSSCASSYGSDFVASDMVCAGYTSGGVDTCQGDSGGPLLIGGVLAGITSWGEGCAEAGYPGVYTRLTTFSSLVTTQVNS is encoded by the coding sequence ATGTTCGGGCTCAACCGCGCCAAGAAGACCGCCGCCGTCTGTGCGGCGACCGCTGCCGCCGCCGCGACCGCACTGCTCGGCGCCCCCTCCGCCGTAGCCGCGCCCCAGCCGATCGTCGGTGGCACGACGACCACGACGACCGCGTACCCGTTCATGATGCAGATCACGGACGCCTCCCAGAACCAGTTCTGCGGTGGCACCCTGGTCGCCGCCAACAAGGTGGTCACGGCCGCCCACTGTATGGTCGGCGAGACCACCAGCAGCATCCGCGTCGTCGGCGGCAGAACGTACCTGAACGGCACGAACGGCACCGTCAGCAAGGTCAGCAAGATCTGGATCAACCCCGACTACACGGACGCCACCAACGGTGACGACGTGGCCGTACTGACCCTGTCGACGTCGATGTCGTACACCACGGCGAAGTACGTCGCCTCCACGGACACCAGCGTGTACGCGACCGGCACCACCGCCCGCATCGTCGGCTGGGGCACCACCTCCGAGAGCGGCAGCTCCTCCAACCAGCTGCGGACCGCGACCGTCCCGATCGTGTCCAACTCCAGCTGCGCCAGCTCGTACGGCTCCGACTTCGTGGCCTCCGACATGGTCTGCGCCGGATACACCTCCGGCGGCGTCGACACCTGCCAGGGCGACAGCGGCGGCCCGCTGCTCATCGGCGGCGTCCTGGCAGGCATCACCTCCTGGGGCGAGGGCTGCGCGGAGGCCGGCTACCCCGGTGTCTACACCCGCCTGACGACCTTCTCCAGCCTGGTGACCACGCAGGTCAACTCGTAG
- the dmpI gene encoding 4-oxalocrotonate tautomerase DmpI produces the protein MPIVTIQQGPRDVELKRDLVKRVTDAFVDAYRIPAETVHVWIHEVPADSWGVAGKLTADK, from the coding sequence ATGCCCATCGTCACCATTCAGCAGGGTCCGCGCGACGTCGAGCTCAAGCGGGACCTCGTCAAGCGCGTCACCGACGCCTTCGTCGACGCGTACAGGATTCCGGCCGAGACCGTGCACGTCTGGATCCACGAGGTGCCGGCGGACAGTTGGGGTGTCGCGGGGAAGCTGACCGCCGACAAGTAG
- a CDS encoding LysE family translocator, which produces MVSTDRFLAFAAMSLLVIVIPGPSVLFVIGRALAHGRRTAVATALGNVFGSYLLVVAVAFGIGSLVERSMTVYLTVKLAGAAYLVLLGVQAFRHRKELKASAIKAAPAAEARGDLRTVLDGALVGVTNPKGIVFFAAVLPQFVDHSAGQVTTQMLLLGLIPISIGLVTDTLWGLTASAARTWFARSDRRLSLIGGAGGFTMIGLGLTVAVTGRAD; this is translated from the coding sequence ATGGTGTCCACGGACCGTTTCCTGGCCTTCGCCGCGATGTCGCTGCTGGTGATCGTGATTCCCGGGCCCAGCGTGCTGTTCGTCATCGGGCGGGCGCTCGCCCACGGCCGGCGCACCGCGGTGGCGACGGCGCTCGGCAACGTCTTCGGCTCGTACCTGCTGGTCGTGGCGGTCGCCTTCGGGATCGGTTCGCTGGTCGAGCGCTCGATGACGGTCTATCTGACGGTGAAGCTGGCCGGCGCCGCGTATCTCGTCCTCCTGGGCGTGCAGGCGTTCCGGCACCGCAAGGAGCTGAAGGCGTCGGCGATCAAGGCGGCACCCGCGGCCGAGGCGCGCGGCGATCTCCGCACGGTCCTGGACGGCGCCCTCGTCGGCGTCACCAACCCCAAGGGCATCGTCTTCTTCGCCGCGGTACTCCCCCAGTTCGTGGACCACTCCGCGGGCCAGGTCACGACGCAGATGCTGCTGCTGGGTCTGATCCCGATCTCCATCGGCCTGGTCACGGACACCTTGTGGGGCCTGACCGCTTCGGCGGCCCGCACCTGGTTCGCCCGCTCCGACCGCCGGCTGTCCCTGATCGGCGGCGCGGGCGGCTTCACGATGATCGGGCTGGGGCTGACGGTGGCGGTGACGGGGCGGGCGGACTGA